A window of the Nitrosococcus wardiae genome harbors these coding sequences:
- a CDS encoding D-alanine--D-alanine ligase family protein has protein sequence MSAIRDNFCPPRELPFPHITVILGDPRLPDESKIGSCFSAEDIEAVDRVKEALGELQGYRFTYLDNHSTLMTNLIADPPDFVLNFCDTGYKNQARQELHLPALLEILGIPYSGAGPTCLGMCYDKSLVRSVARTHGIPVPAETFVGCNDPYEAVSQNFPVLIKPNRADGSLGITEASLVHDEQQARAYLNKLAIEFPNWDRLIQEFLPGEEYSVGILGNPASGFMILPILVVDYSKLVASRLPPILAYASKIDPQSPYWTDIKYREASLEEDLRQRLVGYCLFLFERLGCRDYARFDFRTDVQGEIKLLEVNPNPAWCWDGKLNLMAGFAGYHYAELLERILHAAQVRYKYL, from the coding sequence ATGTCTGCAATTAGGGATAATTTTTGTCCCCCTAGGGAGTTGCCTTTTCCTCATATCACGGTCATTTTAGGTGATCCACGCTTGCCGGATGAGTCCAAAATCGGTAGCTGCTTTAGTGCCGAGGATATAGAAGCGGTGGACAGAGTTAAAGAGGCCTTGGGAGAATTGCAAGGTTACCGGTTTACCTACCTGGATAACCATTCGACGTTGATGACTAATCTCATCGCCGATCCCCCGGATTTTGTCCTCAATTTTTGTGATACGGGCTATAAAAACCAAGCTCGCCAGGAACTCCACCTCCCGGCACTGCTGGAAATACTTGGAATTCCCTATAGCGGTGCAGGACCCACTTGTCTTGGGATGTGCTATGACAAGTCCCTGGTGCGGTCGGTGGCGAGAACCCATGGTATTCCTGTGCCTGCCGAAACTTTTGTTGGTTGCAATGACCCCTACGAAGCAGTATCCCAAAATTTTCCTGTTTTAATCAAACCTAACCGGGCAGATGGCAGTTTGGGGATCACCGAGGCCTCCCTGGTCCACGACGAACAGCAAGCCCGTGCCTATCTCAACAAGCTCGCCATAGAATTTCCCAACTGGGATCGGCTGATCCAAGAATTTTTGCCCGGCGAGGAATACAGCGTTGGCATACTGGGTAACCCAGCCTCTGGTTTTATGATATTGCCTATCCTGGTGGTGGACTATAGTAAGCTGGTGGCCAGCCGCTTGCCTCCTATCCTGGCCTATGCTTCTAAAATCGATCCTCAATCACCTTACTGGACCGATATTAAATATCGCGAGGCCTCCCTAGAGGAGGATCTGCGCCAGCGTTTGGTGGGTTATTGCCTGTTTTTATTCGAGCGGCTAGGCTGCCGGGATTATGCCCGGTTCGATTTCCGCACCGATGTCCAGGGTGAAATTAAATTGTTAGAGGTCAATCCTAATCCTGCCTGGTGTTGGGATGGCAAGTTGAATTTGATGGCGGGATTTGCCGGATACCATTATGCCGAGCTATTGGAAAGAATCCTCCATGCTGCCCAAGTTCGATATAAGTACCTATGA
- a CDS encoding CocE/NonD family hydrolase has product MKVVTSFPHRVREIENCWIPMSDGCRLAARIWLPEDATQSPVPAIFEYIPYRKRDFTRPRDEPMHHYFAGHGYAAVRVDVRGSGDSDGLLLDEYLQQEQDDAIEVIRWIASQPWCSGAIGMMGISWGGFNSLQVAALQPPELKAIITLCSTDDRYADDAHYMGGCLLNENLTWGSVLLTFNAYPPDPELVGERWREMWMERLHHAVLFPEVWLLHPRRDRYWQHGSVCEDYSRIHCPVYAIGGWADAYSNAIPRLLKELSVPRKGLIGPWTHSFPHEGAPGPTIGFLQEALRWWDHWLKGIDQGIMEEPLYRVWMQESVPPQPFYEERPGRWVAEKLWPSPRITPLRLMLTPNRLVEEGVAETQLVFQSPQTTGLTAGDWCGFGADGEMPTDQREDDGKSLTFDSTPLDQRLEILGAPLVTLELALDQPGALIAVRLNDIAPDGASTRVTYGLLNLTHRHSHEAPEPLKPGKRYTVQVQLNDIAHAFPPGHTLRLAVSTSYWPVAWPSPEPVHLTLFTGHSYLDLPVRPPDPQDPSLRPFEKPEKAPAPAHLTLRPAKFQRTIERDLSTNETLYTIFSDGGDFDGAAVAHLHAIDLDLGHTILKRFRIGETDPLSARAENEQNALLRRGDWEIRIKARTCLSSDQDSFHLYADLEAYEGKTLVFSRRWEETIPRDRV; this is encoded by the coding sequence ATGAAAGTCGTCACCTCATTCCCCCATCGGGTGCGGGAAATCGAAAACTGTTGGATCCCCATGTCCGACGGTTGCCGCCTAGCCGCCCGAATCTGGCTACCCGAGGACGCCACCCAATCTCCCGTACCAGCCATTTTCGAGTATATCCCCTATCGTAAACGGGATTTTACCCGTCCCCGCGACGAACCCATGCACCATTACTTTGCTGGCCACGGTTATGCCGCGGTACGGGTCGATGTTCGCGGCTCTGGGGACTCAGACGGCTTGCTATTAGACGAGTATCTCCAACAAGAACAAGATGATGCCATCGAGGTTATCCGCTGGATCGCCTCCCAACCTTGGTGTTCCGGTGCCATTGGCATGATGGGCATTTCCTGGGGAGGATTCAACTCCTTGCAGGTTGCGGCTTTACAGCCCCCAGAGCTTAAGGCGATCATTACCCTCTGTTCCACCGATGACCGCTATGCCGATGACGCCCACTACATGGGCGGCTGCTTGCTAAACGAAAACCTGACTTGGGGTTCAGTGTTATTGACCTTTAATGCTTATCCCCCAGATCCGGAACTGGTGGGTGAGCGTTGGCGCGAAATGTGGATGGAGCGGTTACATCATGCCGTTTTGTTCCCCGAAGTTTGGCTACTCCACCCACGACGGGACAGATATTGGCAACACGGCTCGGTGTGCGAGGACTATAGCCGTATCCATTGCCCTGTATACGCTATTGGCGGCTGGGCCGATGCCTATTCCAATGCCATCCCCCGGCTGCTAAAAGAATTGTCAGTACCCCGTAAGGGATTAATCGGCCCCTGGACCCACAGTTTTCCCCATGAAGGCGCACCTGGACCCACTATCGGCTTCTTACAAGAAGCCCTACGGTGGTGGGACCATTGGCTCAAAGGCATTGATCAGGGAATCATGGAGGAGCCCCTATACCGGGTGTGGATGCAGGAAAGCGTGCCCCCCCAACCCTTTTATGAAGAACGTCCCGGCCGCTGGGTTGCAGAAAAGCTTTGGCCTTCCCCGCGGATTACACCCTTACGACTGATGTTGACCCCCAACCGCCTAGTGGAGGAAGGGGTTGCCGAAACCCAACTGGTTTTCCAATCACCCCAGACCACCGGCCTCACTGCCGGCGACTGGTGTGGCTTCGGTGCGGATGGCGAAATGCCTACCGACCAGCGTGAAGATGATGGCAAATCCCTGACCTTTGATTCTACCCCTCTGGACCAGCGCCTGGAAATTCTGGGAGCCCCCCTAGTCACCTTGGAGCTTGCCCTAGATCAACCCGGCGCCCTCATCGCCGTACGCCTGAATGATATTGCTCCCGATGGTGCTTCAACCCGCGTAACTTATGGTCTGCTCAATCTCACCCATCGCCACAGCCATGAGGCTCCTGAACCTTTAAAGCCAGGCAAGCGCTATACCGTCCAAGTCCAACTCAATGATATCGCCCATGCTTTCCCTCCAGGTCATACCCTCCGGCTGGCGGTATCTACCAGCTACTGGCCGGTGGCATGGCCCTCGCCGGAGCCGGTTCATCTGACCCTATTCACGGGCCATAGTTACCTGGACTTACCGGTGCGCCCCCCCGACCCCCAAGACCCATCGCTCCGCCCTTTTGAAAAACCAGAAAAGGCGCCGGCCCCCGCGCACCTCACCTTGCGGCCGGCAAAATTTCAGCGCACTATTGAGCGGGATCTTTCCACCAATGAAACCTTGTATACCATTTTCAGTGACGGCGGTGATTTCGATGGGGCGGCAGTCGCCCACCTCCACGCCATTGACTTAGACCTTGGCCATACGATTCTAAAACGTTTTCGCATCGGCGAGACCGATCCCCTGTCAGCCCGTGCGGAAAACGAGCAAAATGCCTTACTCCGCCGCGGTGATTGGGAAATCCGCATTAAAGCCCGAACCTGCCTGTCCTCAGACCAAGATAGCTTTCACCTCTACGCGGACCTAGAGGCCTATGAAGGAAAAACATTGGTTTTCTCTCGCCGCTGGGAGGAGACCATCCCCCGGGATCGGGTTTAA